A single window of Candoia aspera isolate rCanAsp1 chromosome 3, rCanAsp1.hap2, whole genome shotgun sequence DNA harbors:
- the BEST4 gene encoding bestrophin-4 isoform X3: MTVSYTLKVANARFGGFSKLLFRWKGSIYKLLYKEFVGFIVLYAGLSAIYRYLLNEDQKRLFEKVARYCNRSTDLIPLSFVLGFMTQDERKKYESLHSDFNKYWIPCVWFTNLAAQARRDGRIRDDVALRLLMDELNLYRAKCSMLFHYDWISIPLVYTQVVTIAVYSFFAFCVVGRQFLDPAHSGELDMYVPLPTLLQFFFYAGWLKVAEQIINPFGEDDDDFETNKLIDRNFQVSLLSVDDMYQNLPPTVKDKYWNESTAQLPYTMATVAETLKPSFMGSTFDMRMSDDPEQNQQVDASPSMNRTQTPLLNRFYAAAASPAISLKNFGKGSRIPHPQFLRLRSEGIFPSASPNFCRREDPEAVGRIDEEETEDEETRISETHAPHNVERKDIPTVTVIGSLDDSISSAELPSS, translated from the exons ATGACTGTCTCATATACCTTGAAAGTGGCCAATGCTCGCTTTGGGGGCTTCTCTAAGCTGCTGTTCCGCTGGAAAGGGAGCATCTACAAGCTGCTGTACAAGGAGTTCGTGGGCTTCATTGTGCTATACGCAGGACTGAGTGCCATTTACCG GTACCTTCTCAATGAAGATCAGAAACGCCTCTTTGAAAAGGTGGCTAGATACTGCAATCGCTCCACTGACCTCATCCCTCTATCTTTTGTCCTAG GTTTTATGACACAGGATGAACGTAAGAAATACGAGAGTCTCCATTCAGACTTCAACAAGTATTGGATCCCGTGTGTGTGGTTCACCAATCTAGCTGCCCAGGCACGACGAGATGGGAGGATCCGCGATGATGTGGCACTCAGATTACTCATGGAT GAGCTGAACCTCTACCGTGCCAAATGCAGCATGCTTTTTCACTATGACTGGATCAGTATCCCCCTAGTGTACACACAG GTGGTCACCATCGCTGTCTattctttctttgcattttgtgTGGTTGGCCGTCAGTTCCTGGATCCGGCTCACAGTGGAGAACTAGACATGTATGTTCCCTTGCCCACACTCCTACAGTTCTTCTTTTATGCTGGATGGCTGAAG GTGGCTGAACAAATAATTAATCCCTTTGGAGAGGATGACGACGACTTTGAAACTAATAAACTGATAGACAGAAACTTTCAG GTATCTTTGCTTTCAGTGGATGACATGTACCAGAACTTGCCTCCGACTGTGAAGGACAAATACTGGAATGAATCTACAGCTCAGCTACCCTACACAATGGCCACAGTGGCAGAGACCTTGAAACCCTCCTTCATGGGCTCCACTTTTGATATGCG GATGAGCGATGACCCGGAGCAGAATCAACAGGTCGATGCATCACCCAGCATGAACCGCACACAGACACCCTTGCTCAACCGCTTTTATGCTGCTGCTGCCTCTCCAGCAATTAGCCTCAAAAATTTTGGGAAGGGCAGCCGGATTCCCCACCCTCAATTTCTGCGCTTGAGATCTGAGGGCATCTTCCCTTCTGCCAGTCCCAACTTCTGCCGCAGGGAGGATCCAGAGGCTGTTGGCCGCATTGATGAGGAAGAGACAGAGGACGAGGAAACCAGAATTAGCGAGACTCACGCTCCTCACAATGTAGAGAGAAAAGATATACCCACTGTTACAGTGATAGGATCCCTAGACGATAGCATCAGCAGTGCTGAGCTGCCCTCTAGCTAA
- the BEST4 gene encoding bestrophin-4 isoform X1: MTVSYTLKVANARFGGFSKLLFRWKGSIYKLLYKEFVGFIVLYAGLSAIYRYLLNEDQKRLFEKVARYCNRSTDLIPLSFVLGFYVTLIVNRWWAQYTSIPLPDQLMCVISSNVHGRDDKGRILRRTLIRYANLSSVLILRSVSTRVLKRFPTMDHIVEAGFMTQDERKKYESLHSDFNKYWIPCVWFTNLAAQARRDGRIRDDVALRLLMDELNLYRAKCSMLFHYDWISIPLVYTQVVTIAVYSFFAFCVVGRQFLDPAHSGELDMYVPLPTLLQFFFYAGWLKVAEQIINPFGEDDDDFETNKLIDRNFQVSLLSVDDMYQNLPPTVKDKYWNESTAQLPYTMATVAETLKPSFMGSTFDMRMSDDPEQNQQVDASPSMNRTQTPLLNRFYAAAASPAISLKNFGKGSRIPHPQFLRLRSEGIFPSASPNFCRREDPEAVGRIDEEETEDEETRISETHAPHNVERKDIPTVTVIGSLDDSISSAELPSS, encoded by the exons ATGACTGTCTCATATACCTTGAAAGTGGCCAATGCTCGCTTTGGGGGCTTCTCTAAGCTGCTGTTCCGCTGGAAAGGGAGCATCTACAAGCTGCTGTACAAGGAGTTCGTGGGCTTCATTGTGCTATACGCAGGACTGAGTGCCATTTACCG GTACCTTCTCAATGAAGATCAGAAACGCCTCTTTGAAAAGGTGGCTAGATACTGCAATCGCTCCACTGACCTCATCCCTCTATCTTTTGTCCTAG GTTTTTACGTCACACTGATTGTGAACCGTTGGTGGGCCCAGTACACCAGCATTCCCCTGCCAGACCAGCTGATGTGCGTCATTTCCAGCAACGTCCATGGGAGGGATGACAAGGGTCGCATTTTGCGGCGCACTCTCATCCGTTACGCCAACCTGTCTTCTGTCCTTATCCTGCGTTCAGTTAGCACCAGAGTGCTTAAGAGATTCCCCACTATGGACCACATCGTGGAAGCTG GTTTTATGACACAGGATGAACGTAAGAAATACGAGAGTCTCCATTCAGACTTCAACAAGTATTGGATCCCGTGTGTGTGGTTCACCAATCTAGCTGCCCAGGCACGACGAGATGGGAGGATCCGCGATGATGTGGCACTCAGATTACTCATGGAT GAGCTGAACCTCTACCGTGCCAAATGCAGCATGCTTTTTCACTATGACTGGATCAGTATCCCCCTAGTGTACACACAG GTGGTCACCATCGCTGTCTattctttctttgcattttgtgTGGTTGGCCGTCAGTTCCTGGATCCGGCTCACAGTGGAGAACTAGACATGTATGTTCCCTTGCCCACACTCCTACAGTTCTTCTTTTATGCTGGATGGCTGAAG GTGGCTGAACAAATAATTAATCCCTTTGGAGAGGATGACGACGACTTTGAAACTAATAAACTGATAGACAGAAACTTTCAG GTATCTTTGCTTTCAGTGGATGACATGTACCAGAACTTGCCTCCGACTGTGAAGGACAAATACTGGAATGAATCTACAGCTCAGCTACCCTACACAATGGCCACAGTGGCAGAGACCTTGAAACCCTCCTTCATGGGCTCCACTTTTGATATGCG GATGAGCGATGACCCGGAGCAGAATCAACAGGTCGATGCATCACCCAGCATGAACCGCACACAGACACCCTTGCTCAACCGCTTTTATGCTGCTGCTGCCTCTCCAGCAATTAGCCTCAAAAATTTTGGGAAGGGCAGCCGGATTCCCCACCCTCAATTTCTGCGCTTGAGATCTGAGGGCATCTTCCCTTCTGCCAGTCCCAACTTCTGCCGCAGGGAGGATCCAGAGGCTGTTGGCCGCATTGATGAGGAAGAGACAGAGGACGAGGAAACCAGAATTAGCGAGACTCACGCTCCTCACAATGTAGAGAGAAAAGATATACCCACTGTTACAGTGATAGGATCCCTAGACGATAGCATCAGCAGTGCTGAGCTGCCCTCTAGCTAA
- the BEST4 gene encoding bestrophin-4 isoform X2, with amino-acid sequence MTVSYTLKVANARFGGFSKLLFRWKGSIYKLLYKEFVGFIVLYAGLSAIYRYLLNEDQKRLFEKVARYCNRSTDLIPLSFVLGFYVTLIVNRWWAQYTSIPLPDQLMCVISSNVHGRDDKGRILRRTLIRYANLSSVLILRSVSTRVLKRFPTMDHIVEAGFMTQDERKKYESLHSDFNKYWIPCVWFTNLAAQARRDGRIRDDVALRLLMDELNLYRAKCSMLFHYDWISIPLVYTQFLDPAHSGELDMYVPLPTLLQFFFYAGWLKVAEQIINPFGEDDDDFETNKLIDRNFQVSLLSVDDMYQNLPPTVKDKYWNESTAQLPYTMATVAETLKPSFMGSTFDMRMSDDPEQNQQVDASPSMNRTQTPLLNRFYAAAASPAISLKNFGKGSRIPHPQFLRLRSEGIFPSASPNFCRREDPEAVGRIDEEETEDEETRISETHAPHNVERKDIPTVTVIGSLDDSISSAELPSS; translated from the exons ATGACTGTCTCATATACCTTGAAAGTGGCCAATGCTCGCTTTGGGGGCTTCTCTAAGCTGCTGTTCCGCTGGAAAGGGAGCATCTACAAGCTGCTGTACAAGGAGTTCGTGGGCTTCATTGTGCTATACGCAGGACTGAGTGCCATTTACCG GTACCTTCTCAATGAAGATCAGAAACGCCTCTTTGAAAAGGTGGCTAGATACTGCAATCGCTCCACTGACCTCATCCCTCTATCTTTTGTCCTAG GTTTTTACGTCACACTGATTGTGAACCGTTGGTGGGCCCAGTACACCAGCATTCCCCTGCCAGACCAGCTGATGTGCGTCATTTCCAGCAACGTCCATGGGAGGGATGACAAGGGTCGCATTTTGCGGCGCACTCTCATCCGTTACGCCAACCTGTCTTCTGTCCTTATCCTGCGTTCAGTTAGCACCAGAGTGCTTAAGAGATTCCCCACTATGGACCACATCGTGGAAGCTG GTTTTATGACACAGGATGAACGTAAGAAATACGAGAGTCTCCATTCAGACTTCAACAAGTATTGGATCCCGTGTGTGTGGTTCACCAATCTAGCTGCCCAGGCACGACGAGATGGGAGGATCCGCGATGATGTGGCACTCAGATTACTCATGGAT GAGCTGAACCTCTACCGTGCCAAATGCAGCATGCTTTTTCACTATGACTGGATCAGTATCCCCCTAGTGTACACACAG TTCCTGGATCCGGCTCACAGTGGAGAACTAGACATGTATGTTCCCTTGCCCACACTCCTACAGTTCTTCTTTTATGCTGGATGGCTGAAG GTGGCTGAACAAATAATTAATCCCTTTGGAGAGGATGACGACGACTTTGAAACTAATAAACTGATAGACAGAAACTTTCAG GTATCTTTGCTTTCAGTGGATGACATGTACCAGAACTTGCCTCCGACTGTGAAGGACAAATACTGGAATGAATCTACAGCTCAGCTACCCTACACAATGGCCACAGTGGCAGAGACCTTGAAACCCTCCTTCATGGGCTCCACTTTTGATATGCG GATGAGCGATGACCCGGAGCAGAATCAACAGGTCGATGCATCACCCAGCATGAACCGCACACAGACACCCTTGCTCAACCGCTTTTATGCTGCTGCTGCCTCTCCAGCAATTAGCCTCAAAAATTTTGGGAAGGGCAGCCGGATTCCCCACCCTCAATTTCTGCGCTTGAGATCTGAGGGCATCTTCCCTTCTGCCAGTCCCAACTTCTGCCGCAGGGAGGATCCAGAGGCTGTTGGCCGCATTGATGAGGAAGAGACAGAGGACGAGGAAACCAGAATTAGCGAGACTCACGCTCCTCACAATGTAGAGAGAAAAGATATACCCACTGTTACAGTGATAGGATCCCTAGACGATAGCATCAGCAGTGCTGAGCTGCCCTCTAGCTAA